From Halococcus saccharolyticus DSM 5350, a single genomic window includes:
- a CDS encoding MBL fold metallo-hydrolase, producing MAIGDVFAVEGCPDLYYVDTGMYDTEEYGAVYVLDAEQPALIDTGIGTRYENILDALDEVGIAREDLAYILPTHVHLDHAGGAGYLAEACPNATVMTHEIGVPHLIDPGALVAGTKAAVEDQWSFYAEPKPVPEERIEGLAGGDAIDLGDRTLDVYHAPGHAPHQVTFHDRANDALFTGDAAGIWIPGIERVRQTSPPSNFDLDACLDDVEIVREIEPDVLCFGHFGPREYDDALMAEYARVLEEWVAAVADKRAELDDDEAVIDHFVETSEMVDVWGERKARAEERLNTRGVLGYLDEQ from the coding sequence ATGGCTATCGGCGATGTCTTCGCGGTCGAGGGGTGCCCGGACCTTTACTACGTCGACACCGGGATGTACGACACCGAGGAATACGGCGCGGTGTACGTCCTCGACGCCGAGCAACCCGCGCTGATCGACACCGGGATCGGCACGCGCTACGAGAACATTCTCGACGCGCTCGACGAGGTGGGAATCGCCCGCGAGGACCTCGCGTACATCCTCCCGACCCACGTCCACCTCGATCACGCTGGCGGCGCAGGCTATCTCGCCGAAGCGTGCCCGAACGCCACGGTGATGACCCACGAGATCGGCGTCCCGCATCTGATCGATCCCGGGGCGCTCGTCGCGGGCACCAAGGCCGCAGTCGAGGATCAGTGGAGCTTCTACGCCGAACCGAAACCCGTCCCCGAGGAGCGGATCGAGGGACTCGCGGGTGGCGACGCGATCGATCTGGGCGATCGCACGCTCGACGTCTACCACGCACCGGGCCACGCGCCCCATCAGGTAACCTTCCACGATCGGGCGAACGATGCGCTGTTCACCGGCGATGCCGCCGGAATCTGGATTCCCGGGATCGAACGGGTCCGCCAGACGAGCCCGCCCTCGAACTTCGATCTCGACGCCTGTCTCGACGACGTCGAGATCGTCCGGGAGATCGAGCCCGACGTCCTCTGCTTCGGCCACTTCGGTCCCCGCGAGTACGACGACGCGCTGATGGCCGAGTACGCACGTGTCTTGGAGGAGTGGGTCGCTGCCGTCGCGGACAAACGCGCCGAGTTGGACGACGACGAAGCGGTGATCGACCACTTCGTCGAGACGAGCGAGATGGTCGATGTCTGGGGCGAGCGCAAGGCCCGCGCCGAGGAGCGGCTGAACACCCGGGGCGTGCTCGGGTATCTCGACGAGCAGTAG